Proteins encoded in a region of the Pseudomonas denitrificans (nom. rej.) genome:
- a CDS encoding AMP-binding protein, with protein sequence MNHLSYTRGPQDKSLLAMTVGAAFDATVERFAAREALVVRHQNLRYTWAELAEVVNGIARAFLALGLRPGDRLGIWAPNCAQWCVTQFASAKVGAVLVNINPAYRVNELEYALKQSGCRWLVCADAFKSSDYHGMLADLLPELGKGRPGELSSDRLPELRGVISLSDTAPAGFLRWSQLEPLGRGIAATELAERQALLQFDEPINIQYTSGTTGFPKGATLSHYNILNNGLMVGDSLGLTEHDRLVIPVPLYHCFGMVMGNLGCLTHGSTMIYPAPSFEPEATLAAVAEEKATALYGVPTMFIAELDHPTRRDFDLSSLRTGIMAGATCPIEVMRRVIDEMHMAEVQIAYGMTETSPVSLQTGPEDDLETRVTTVGRTQPHLESKIIDADGRIVPRGTIGELCTRGYSVMLGYWNNPQATSEAISPARWMLTGDLAEMDEAGNVRIVGRSKDMIIRGGENIYPREIEEFLYTHHAVADAQVIGIPDEKYGEELVAWVKFHPGHSVAEDELRTFCKNAIAHFKVPRHFRFCDEFPMTVTGKIQKFRMREISIEEVRSQRG encoded by the coding sequence ATGAACCACCTGAGTTACACCCGCGGCCCGCAGGACAAATCCCTGCTGGCCATGACCGTCGGCGCTGCCTTCGACGCCACCGTCGAGCGTTTCGCCGCGCGCGAGGCGCTGGTCGTGCGTCACCAGAACCTGCGCTACACCTGGGCCGAGTTGGCCGAGGTGGTCAATGGCATCGCCCGCGCTTTCCTCGCCCTCGGCCTGCGTCCTGGCGACCGCCTGGGGATCTGGGCGCCCAACTGCGCGCAGTGGTGCGTCACCCAGTTCGCCAGCGCCAAGGTCGGCGCCGTGCTGGTCAACATCAACCCGGCCTACCGGGTGAACGAACTCGAATACGCGCTCAAGCAGTCCGGCTGCCGCTGGCTGGTGTGCGCCGACGCCTTCAAGTCCTCCGATTACCACGGCATGCTCGCCGACCTGCTGCCCGAGCTTGGCAAGGGGCGGCCGGGTGAGCTGTCCAGTGACCGCCTGCCGGAGCTGCGCGGGGTGATCAGCCTGTCCGATACCGCGCCCGCCGGCTTCCTGCGCTGGAGCCAGCTGGAGCCGCTGGGGCGTGGTATCGCCGCCACCGAACTCGCCGAGCGCCAGGCGCTGCTGCAGTTCGACGAGCCGATCAACATCCAGTACACCTCCGGCACCACCGGCTTCCCCAAGGGTGCCACGCTCAGCCACTACAACATCCTCAACAACGGCCTGATGGTCGGCGACAGCCTCGGCCTCACCGAGCACGACCGCCTGGTGATCCCGGTGCCGCTGTACCACTGCTTCGGCATGGTGATGGGCAACCTCGGCTGCCTGACCCACGGCTCCACCATGATCTACCCCGCGCCCAGCTTCGAACCCGAGGCGACCCTGGCGGCGGTGGCGGAAGAGAAGGCCACCGCGCTGTACGGCGTGCCCACCATGTTCATCGCCGAACTGGACCACCCGACCCGCCGCGACTTCGACCTGTCGAGCCTGCGCACCGGGATCATGGCCGGCGCCACCTGCCCGATCGAAGTGATGCGCCGGGTCATCGACGAGATGCACATGGCCGAAGTACAGATCGCCTACGGCATGACCGAGACCAGCCCGGTGTCGCTGCAGACCGGCCCGGAAGACGACCTGGAAACCCGCGTCACTACCGTCGGCCGCACCCAGCCGCACCTGGAAAGCAAGATCATCGACGCCGACGGCCGCATCGTCCCGCGCGGCACCATCGGCGAGCTGTGCACCCGTGGCTACAGCGTGATGCTCGGCTACTGGAACAACCCGCAGGCGACTTCCGAGGCCATCAGCCCGGCGCGCTGGATGCTCACCGGTGACCTCGCCGAGATGGATGAAGCCGGCAATGTGCGCATCGTCGGGCGCAGCAAGGACATGATCATTCGCGGCGGCGAGAACATCTATCCGCGCGAGATCGAGGAGTTCCTCTACACCCACCACGCCGTGGCAGACGCCCAGGTGATCGGCATCCCCGACGAGAAGTACGGCGAGGAACTGGTGGCCTGGGTCAAGTTCCACCCCGGCCATAGCGTCGCCGAAGATGAGCTGCGCACCTTCTGCAAGAACGCCATCGCCCACTTCAAGGTGCCGCGCCACTTCCGCTTCTGCGACGAGTTCCCGATGACGGTGACCGGCAAGATCCAGAAGTTCCGCATGCGCGAGATCAGCATCGAAGAGGTGCGCAGCCAGCGTGGTTGA
- the pbpG gene encoding D-alanyl-D-alanine endopeptidase has translation MTSRRSILSLLFACAAVVCSSNTFAASPAKAASPKELVLASGSALVVDLENGKTLYSSNPNLVVPIASVTKLMTAMVTLDAKLPMNELIPVDISETAEMKGVFSRVHLGSMISRQNMLLLALMSSENRAAASLAHNYPGGSKAFVAAMNAKAKSLGMTSTHYVEPTGLSIHNVSDANDLIRLAKAAYTYPQIRQLSTTATSDARFSKPSYSLSFFNTNPLVRNGKWDIRLTKTGFTNDAGHCLVMVTMMNGRPVALALLDAFGKRTHVADASRIRRWVETGVASPVPAVALQYKAQRSQARAANITATAE, from the coding sequence ATGACTAGTCGTCGTTCGATACTGAGCCTGCTGTTTGCCTGTGCCGCTGTTGTCTGTTCATCGAACACCTTCGCCGCCTCCCCCGCCAAGGCGGCTTCCCCCAAGGAGCTGGTGCTCGCGTCCGGCAGCGCCCTGGTGGTCGACCTGGAGAACGGCAAGACCCTCTACTCCAGCAATCCCAACCTGGTAGTACCCATCGCCTCGGTGACCAAGCTGATGACCGCCATGGTCACACTGGACGCCAAGCTGCCGATGAACGAACTGATCCCCGTGGACATCTCCGAGACCGCCGAGATGAAGGGCGTGTTCTCCCGCGTCCACCTGGGCAGCATGATCAGCCGCCAGAACATGCTGCTGCTGGCGCTGATGTCCTCGGAAAACCGCGCCGCCGCCAGCCTCGCCCACAACTATCCGGGCGGCTCCAAAGCCTTCGTCGCGGCGATGAACGCCAAGGCGAAATCCCTTGGCATGACCAGCACCCATTACGTCGAGCCCACCGGTCTGTCGATCCACAACGTCTCCGACGCCAATGACCTGATCCGCCTGGCCAAGGCCGCCTACACCTACCCGCAGATCCGCCAGCTGAGCACCACGGCGACCAGCGACGCGCGCTTCAGCAAGCCCAGCTACTCGCTGAGCTTCTTCAACACCAACCCGCTGGTGCGCAACGGCAAGTGGGACATCCGCCTGACCAAGACCGGCTTCACCAACGATGCCGGCCACTGCCTGGTGATGGTCACCATGATGAACGGCCGCCCGGTCGCCCTGGCCCTGCTCGATGCCTTCGGCAAGCGCACCCACGTGGCCGATGCCAGCCGCATCCGCCGCTGGGTGGAAACCGGTGTCGCCTCGCCGGTGCCCGCCGTCGCCCTGCAGTACAAGGCCCAGCGCAGC